The stretch of DNA AGCAGGTACGGGAAGTCCTTATTTCACAACGGATACGGCGGCGGTTCTGAGGGCTCAGGAAATCCATGCGGAAATTCTTCTGAAGGCTACCAAGGTGAACGGCGTCTATGATTCCGATCCTGAGAAAAATAAAGATGCAAAACTGATCAAAAAGCTTACCTATATGCAAGTCCTGGAGCGTCAGCTCCAGGTGATGGATATGACAGCTATTTCCCTTGCTATGGATAATGGGCTGCCCTTAAGTGTCTTTGATCTTCTTGGCAAGGGCAATATTGCCCGGGTTGTATGCGGTGATGAGAGTATTGGCACCCTGATCCGCTGATTTCTGACAGCTCTGCCATGGAACAGATCCTGATGCTTTTAGTCTGGGTTTTTTTGGAATGTCAGGTCACAAAAAAAGGATTGCAATATGCTGGATACCGTTTACTCAGAAACACAGGAAAAGATGGCCAGGGCCATTGATGGTCTGAAGGCTGAACTTTTGAAGGTGCGCACGGGAAGAGCTTCTGCAAATATGCTGGATTCCGTACGTGTGGATTATTACGGAACCCTTACTCCGCTGCACCAGATGGCTTCCATTTCCACACCTGAAAGCCGCCTTCTTGTGATACAGCCCTGGGATGCCACGGCCATGAAGGAGATAGAAAAGGGGATTCTTAAAGCCAATGTGGGGCTTACGCCCTCCAACGATGGCAAGGTGATCCGTATTTCCATCCCTCCTTTGACCGAAGAGAGACGCAAGGATATTGTAAAGCAGGTGG from Desulfobotulus mexicanus encodes:
- the frr gene encoding ribosome recycling factor codes for the protein MLDTVYSETQEKMARAIDGLKAELLKVRTGRASANMLDSVRVDYYGTLTPLHQMASISTPESRLLVIQPWDATAMKEIEKGILKANVGLTPSNDGKVIRISIPPLTEERRKDIVKQVGKTCEEYKVGVRNLRRDANESLKAFKKDGDISEDELFKGQDQIQKLTDDYIRQIEDLQKVKEKEVLEF